CACACCGAGGCCGTCGAGGAGTGGCGCCACCGTCTCATCGAGACGCTCGCCGACCACGACGACGAGATCATGGAGCTCTACCTCGAGGGCCAGGACCCGACCGAGGCGCAGCTCAAGGCCGCGATCCGCCGCGCCACGCTGAAGAGCGAGATCACGCCGGTCCTCTGCGGCACGGCGTTCAAGAACAAGGGCGTCCAGCCCATGCTCGACGCGGTCATCGACTACCTCCCGAGCCCGCTCGACGTCGGTCACGTCGAGGGCCACAAGGTGCGCGACGAGTCCGTCGTCATCGAGCGCAAGCCGGCCGACGACGAGCCGCTCTCGGCGCTGGCGTTCAAGATCATGTCCGACCCGCACGTCGGCAAGCTCACGTACGTCCGCGTCTACTCCGGCGTCCTCAAGAGCGGCATGCAGGTCGAGAACTCCACCAAGGAGCGCAAGGAGAAGATCGGCCGCCTCCTCAAGATGCACGCCAACCACCGCGAGGACGTCGACGCCGTCGGCGCCGGCGACATCTGCGCGGTCATCGGCCTCAAGCAGACGACGACCGGCGACACGCTCTGCGACCCGGCGCACTCCGTCGTGCTCGAGTCGATGTCGTTCCCCGCCCCCGTCATCTCCGTCGCCATCGAGCCCAAGTCGAAGGCCGACCAGGAGAAGCTCGGCGTCGCGATCCAGCGCCTCGCCGAGGAGGACCCGACGTTCCAGGTCCGCACCGACGAGGAGACCGGCCAGACGATCATCGCCGGCATGGGCGAGCTCCACCTCGACATCCTCGTCGACCGCATGAAGCGCGAGTTCAAGGTCGAGGCCAACGTCGGCAAGCCGCAGGTCGCCTACCGCGAGACCATCCGCAAGAAGGTCGAGAAGGTCGACTACACCCACAAGAAGCAGACGGGTGGCTCCGGCCAGTTCGCCAAGGTCCTCATCGACGTCGAGCCCTCGGGCGGCGACGGCGGCGGCTACGAGTTCGAGAACAAGGTCACCGGCGGCCGCATCCCCCGCGAGTACATCCCCGCGGTCGACGCCGGCTGCCAGGAGGCCATGGAGTACGGCATCCTCGCCGGCTACCCGCTGGTCGACGTCAAGGTCACGCTGCAGGACGGCGCGTACCACGAGGTCGACTCCTCGGAGCTCGCGTTCAAGATCGCCGGCTCGATGGCGTTCAAGCAGGCTGCCCGCCAGGCGCAGCCGGTCCTCATGGAGCCGATGATGCTCGTCGAGGTCACGACGCCCGAGGAGAACATGGGCGACGTCATCGGCGACCTCAACAGCCGCCGCGGCCAGATCCAGGCGATGGAGGAGCGCGGTGGCAACCGCATCGTCCGCGCCCTCGTACCGCTCTCCGAGATGTTCGGCTACGTCGGCGACCTCCGGTCGAAGACCCAGGGCCGGGCGAGCTACAGCATGCAGTTCGACTCCTACGCCGAGGTACCCAGCAACGTGGCGAAGGAGATCATCGAGAAGCGTCAGGTCAAGGACGACTAGTCCGCGACCGCGTACCAGTCCATAAGAACGGTCCTAGGAGGGACACCAGGTGGCTAAGGCGAAGTTCGAGCGGACCAAGCCGCACGTCAACATCGGCACGATCGGTCACATCGACCACGGCAAGACGACGCTGACTGCGGCCATTACCAAGGTCCTGCACGACGCGCACCCGGACCTCAACCCCTTCACGCCGTTCGACCAGATCGACAAGGCGCCGGAGGAGAAGGCCCGCGGTATCACGATCTCCATCGCGCACGTGGAGTACCAGACCGACAACCGGCACTACGCCCACGTCGACTGCCCCGGTCACGCCGACTACATCAAGAACATGATCACCGGCGCGGCCCAGATGGACGGCGCGATCCTCGTGGTCTCCGCCGCCGACGGCCCGATGCCGCAGACGAAGGAGCACGTGCTCCTCGCCCGCCAGGTCGGCGTGCCGTACATCGTCGTCGCCCTGAACAAGGCCGACGTCGTCGACGACGAGGAGATCCTGGAGCTCGTCGAGCTCGAGGTCCGCGAGCTGCTCAGCTCGTACGACTTCCCCGGCGACGACCTCCCCGTCGTCCGCGTCTCGGCGCTCAAGGCGCTCGAGGGCGACGCCAAGTGGGGCGAGTCGATCATCGAGCTGATGGCCGCGGTCGACGCCAACATCCCCGAGCCCGTCCGTGACGTCGACAAGCCGTTCCTCATGCCCATCGAGGACGTCTTCACGATCACCGGCCGCGGCACGGTCGTCACCGGCCGCATCGAGCGTGGCATCGTCAACGTCAACGAGACCGTCGACATCGTCGGCATCAAGGAAGAGACGCAGTCGACCACGGTCACCGGCGTCGAGATGTTCCGCAAGCTGCTCGACCAGGGCATGGCGGGCGACAACGTCGGCCTGCTCCTCCGCGGCATCAAGCGCGAGGACGTCGAGCGCGGCCAGGTCGTCGTCAAGCCGAAGTCGATCACGCCGCACACGGACTTCGAGGCGCAGGTCTACATCCTCGGCAAGGACGAGGGCGGCCGGCACACGCCGTTCTTCAACAACTACCGCCCGCAGTTCTACTTCCGCACCACCGACGTCACGGGTGTCGTCAACCTGCCCGAGGGCGTCGAGATGGTCATGCCCGGTGACAACACCGAGATGACCGTCACCCTGATCCAGCCCATCGCCATGGAGGAGGGTCTCCGCTTCGCGATTCGCGAGGGTGGCCGCACCGTGGGCGCTGGTCGCGTTACCAAGATCCTGAAGTAGTTGTTGTAAGGCCGCCGGGGGACCCGGTGGCGCTA
This sequence is a window from Frankiaceae bacterium. Protein-coding genes within it:
- the fusA gene encoding elongation factor G; translated protein: MAKDLAKTRNIGIMAHIDAGKTTTTERILYYTGRTYKIGEVHEGAAVMDWMAQEQERGITITSAATTCEWAGHQINIIDTPGHVDFTVEVERSLRVLDGAVAVFDAVAGVEPQSETVWRQADKYGVPRMCFVNKMDRVGAEFHRCVDMIVSRLNAVPLVLQLPWGVESDFRGVIDLVQMKGLLWQADGKGDTYDTVSIPNDHTEAVEEWRHRLIETLADHDDEIMELYLEGQDPTEAQLKAAIRRATLKSEITPVLCGTAFKNKGVQPMLDAVIDYLPSPLDVGHVEGHKVRDESVVIERKPADDEPLSALAFKIMSDPHVGKLTYVRVYSGVLKSGMQVENSTKERKEKIGRLLKMHANHREDVDAVGAGDICAVIGLKQTTTGDTLCDPAHSVVLESMSFPAPVISVAIEPKSKADQEKLGVAIQRLAEEDPTFQVRTDEETGQTIIAGMGELHLDILVDRMKREFKVEANVGKPQVAYRETIRKKVEKVDYTHKKQTGGSGQFAKVLIDVEPSGGDGGGYEFENKVTGGRIPREYIPAVDAGCQEAMEYGILAGYPLVDVKVTLQDGAYHEVDSSELAFKIAGSMAFKQAARQAQPVLMEPMMLVEVTTPEENMGDVIGDLNSRRGQIQAMEERGGNRIVRALVPLSEMFGYVGDLRSKTQGRASYSMQFDSYAEVPSNVAKEIIEKRQVKDD
- the tuf gene encoding elongation factor Tu is translated as MAKAKFERTKPHVNIGTIGHIDHGKTTLTAAITKVLHDAHPDLNPFTPFDQIDKAPEEKARGITISIAHVEYQTDNRHYAHVDCPGHADYIKNMITGAAQMDGAILVVSAADGPMPQTKEHVLLARQVGVPYIVVALNKADVVDDEEILELVELEVRELLSSYDFPGDDLPVVRVSALKALEGDAKWGESIIELMAAVDANIPEPVRDVDKPFLMPIEDVFTITGRGTVVTGRIERGIVNVNETVDIVGIKEETQSTTVTGVEMFRKLLDQGMAGDNVGLLLRGIKREDVERGQVVVKPKSITPHTDFEAQVYILGKDEGGRHTPFFNNYRPQFYFRTTDVTGVVNLPEGVEMVMPGDNTEMTVTLIQPIAMEEGLRFAIREGGRTVGAGRVTKILK